The Psychrosphaera ytuae genome includes a region encoding these proteins:
- the mraY gene encoding phospho-N-acetylmuramoyl-pentapeptide-transferase: MLVWLAEYLTQFYSGFNVFSYLTFRAILSVLTAMGLSLYFGPKLIRALQKMQIGQTVRDDGPESHFSKAGTPTMGGILILGAIVVSTLLWADLSNKYVWVVMTVVVGYGIVGFVDDYRKVIRKDSKGLIARWKYFWQSVIAIGVAAYLFYTSQDPNETALLVPFFKEVMPQLGMMYLLVVYFTVVGTSNAVNLTDGLDGLAIVPTVMVAGALALFAYVTSNVNFAEYLHIPYIPLTDELTVVCTAIVGAGLGFLWFNTYPAQVFMGDVGSLALGGALGIIAVLVRQELVLVIMGGVFVMETLSVILQVGSYKLRGERVFKMAPIHHHYELSGWPEPRVIVRFWIISLVLVLVGIATLKLR; this comes from the coding sequence ATGTTAGTTTGGTTGGCCGAGTATTTAACCCAGTTTTATTCTGGCTTTAATGTCTTTTCCTATTTGACGTTTAGAGCGATTTTGAGCGTGTTAACGGCAATGGGCCTGTCGCTTTATTTTGGTCCAAAGTTAATTCGCGCATTACAAAAAATGCAGATTGGTCAAACCGTCCGTGATGATGGTCCAGAGAGCCACTTTAGCAAAGCCGGTACGCCGACAATGGGTGGTATCCTAATTTTGGGGGCTATTGTTGTTAGTACTTTGCTGTGGGCTGACCTGAGCAACAAGTATGTTTGGGTTGTAATGACGGTCGTTGTTGGTTACGGCATCGTTGGCTTTGTAGATGATTACCGCAAAGTGATCCGCAAAGACAGTAAAGGTTTGATTGCTCGCTGGAAGTACTTCTGGCAGTCGGTGATTGCAATTGGCGTTGCCGCGTACCTGTTTTATACCTCTCAAGATCCAAATGAAACGGCATTATTAGTTCCGTTTTTCAAAGAAGTAATGCCACAGCTGGGCATGATGTATTTGTTGGTTGTGTACTTTACGGTTGTGGGTACAAGTAATGCGGTTAACTTAACGGATGGCCTAGATGGTTTAGCAATTGTTCCTACGGTAATGGTAGCGGGTGCCTTGGCGTTATTTGCGTATGTAACGAGTAACGTTAATTTTGCAGAGTATCTCCATATTCCATACATCCCATTGACTGATGAATTGACGGTTGTCTGTACCGCTATTGTTGGCGCTGGCTTGGGCTTTTTGTGGTTTAACACCTACCCAGCTCAAGTATTTATGGGCGATGTAGGTTCGTTAGCATTAGGTGGTGCGTTAGGGATTATTGCCGTCTTGGTCCGTCAAGAGTTAGTCCTTGTGATCATGGGCGGTGTCTTTGTTATGGAAACCCTTTCGGTCATTCTGCAAGTGGGCTCTTATAAATTACGTGGAGAGCGCGTGTTTAAAATGGCACCGATTCACCATCATTACGAATTAAGTGGTTGGCCTGAGCCGCGAGTTATTGTGCGATTTTGGATTATCTCATTGGTATTAGTTTTGGTCGGCATTGCGACATTGAAACTTAGATAA
- the murD gene encoding UDP-N-acetylmuramoyl-L-alanine--D-glutamate ligase codes for MKQTSTYLTSLSNAKVALVGLGLTGMSMLRYLLEHNITPDVFDSRETPPINAQHDELLAQVSCQFGPIPTKQFSDYDLVLISPGISLKEPALQYANSIGIDVFCDIELFARVNTKPVIAVTASNGKSTVVAWLTDFLNRIGKKAVACGNFGVPVLDVIDQSVDVFVMELSSFQLDTTESLVCTAASVLNITPDHLDRYESFADYAASKRKIYRHAQLVLANADDELTHPLQERHSEDSTAVQFFGLQSPFESMMWSYEPATGELIHHQNVITNLNQGQMRGHHNGLNALAVLALASSLDINVEQHLDKLHAFSGLVHRCQPIKEWHGIRFIDDSKATNVASTIAAVSGLANGKNIVLIAGGDAKGADLSELKAPIEPHIKALIALGKDKAGFAQVVEPNVLSFVDDMSEAVERAIEKAQSGDIVLLSPACASIDMFQNYQARAAAFIQAVTIQTNEREKSELDSTEHEVPS; via the coding sequence ATGAAACAAACATCGACCTATTTAACCAGTCTTAGCAATGCCAAGGTTGCCCTTGTGGGCCTTGGTTTGACTGGTATGTCGATGTTGCGTTATTTACTTGAACACAATATTACCCCGGACGTATTTGACTCTCGTGAGACGCCACCGATTAACGCCCAGCACGATGAGCTATTGGCGCAGGTGTCGTGTCAATTTGGGCCTATCCCGACCAAACAATTTAGTGATTACGATTTGGTATTGATCAGTCCGGGTATCAGTCTTAAAGAACCCGCTTTGCAATACGCTAACAGCATTGGTATAGATGTATTTTGTGACATTGAGCTGTTTGCTCGAGTCAATACCAAACCGGTAATTGCCGTTACTGCTTCCAATGGCAAATCAACCGTTGTTGCTTGGTTAACGGATTTTCTAAATCGAATTGGCAAAAAAGCGGTTGCCTGTGGCAACTTTGGCGTACCAGTATTAGACGTTATTGATCAATCGGTAGATGTTTTTGTCATGGAGTTGTCTAGCTTTCAGTTAGATACAACGGAAAGCTTGGTTTGTACCGCGGCTTCGGTTCTAAACATAACGCCCGATCATTTAGACCGGTACGAATCATTTGCAGATTATGCAGCGTCTAAAAGAAAAATATATCGTCACGCACAACTTGTTTTGGCTAATGCCGATGATGAGTTAACTCACCCCCTTCAAGAGCGTCATAGCGAAGACTCCACGGCGGTTCAGTTTTTTGGTTTGCAAAGTCCATTTGAATCTATGATGTGGAGTTACGAGCCAGCTACGGGTGAGCTTATTCATCACCAAAATGTGATTACCAACCTTAACCAAGGTCAAATGCGTGGCCATCATAATGGCCTAAACGCATTGGCCGTGTTAGCGCTTGCGAGTAGCTTAGACATAAACGTCGAGCAACATTTAGACAAGTTACATGCGTTTTCTGGTTTAGTGCATCGTTGTCAGCCAATTAAAGAGTGGCACGGCATTCGATTTATTGATGATTCTAAAGCAACCAATGTAGCGTCAACGATTGCTGCCGTGTCTGGTTTGGCAAACGGCAAAAATATAGTACTTATTGCGGGTGGTGATGCCAAAGGTGCTGACTTGTCTGAGTTAAAGGCACCCATTGAGCCTCACATAAAAGCCCTGATTGCGCTTGGTAAAGACAAAGCCGGTTTTGCTCAAGTGGTAGAGCCAAATGTACTTAGTTTTGTCGATGACATGTCAGAGGCAGTTGAGCGTGCCATTGAAAAAGCACAATCCGGGGACATTGTTTTGTTATCACCAGCTTGTGCAAGTATTGATATGTTCCAAAATTACCAAGCTCGTGCGGCGGCCTTCATCCAAGCGGTAACAATACAAACTAACGAAAGAGAAAAATCCGAGCTAGATTCGACTGAGCACGAGGTGCCATCATGA
- a CDS encoding UDP-N-acetylmuramoyl-tripeptide--D-alanyl-D-alanine ligase, whose translation MIKADLNWIAEVLGVSPKLPNDAQSIDGSAVIGEISTDSRTISPGQVFLALKGPNFDGTKFVADVKDKGAIAVVVDRLVDVDIPQFVVADTLKALGALGKAVKAVVNPTIIAMTGSVGKTSVKEMCTAIMSQKGQVLSTNGNFNNEIGVPLTLLRLEPQHEFAVIELGANHIGEIDYTSSLTEPHVAILNNVAEAHLEGFGSLFGIVEAKGEIFNHLQEGGVAIINADAEQAHKEYWLGNLTKQFERKSGRVMQFGLNQAFHGDVDTTYATDINLNDSGCAEFVLHAAPALFSEQVEPKSINISLTVPGEHNVKNALAAATACLQIGASLDDVQRGLATMAKVKGRVNLQPVDDQLLLIDDSYNANVQSVKAAIDLLSTYASKQILVLGDMAELGEDAQKYHTEIGQYAKQKGIESLYSFGVLSQSASAEFKESGFHFSSKQALVSHLLEQLEQYRQAGQKATVLVKGSRSAKMELVIEQVFAERKRQEQE comes from the coding sequence ATGATAAAAGCAGATTTGAACTGGATTGCTGAGGTATTGGGTGTATCACCTAAGCTACCCAATGACGCCCAGTCAATAGATGGTTCTGCTGTAATCGGTGAGATATCAACCGACAGCCGTACTATTAGTCCCGGACAAGTGTTTTTAGCCCTTAAGGGGCCCAATTTTGACGGGACAAAGTTTGTTGCCGACGTAAAAGATAAAGGTGCGATTGCAGTTGTTGTCGACCGATTGGTCGATGTGGATATTCCACAATTTGTCGTGGCTGATACTTTAAAAGCGTTAGGCGCGTTAGGCAAAGCCGTTAAAGCTGTCGTTAACCCGACCATTATTGCGATGACCGGTAGTGTTGGTAAAACCTCAGTTAAAGAAATGTGCACGGCGATTATGAGCCAAAAAGGCCAAGTACTTTCTACAAATGGCAACTTTAACAATGAAATCGGTGTGCCTCTGACCTTATTGCGATTAGAGCCTCAGCACGAATTTGCGGTAATTGAGTTAGGCGCCAATCACATTGGTGAAATTGATTACACGTCGTCCTTAACTGAACCGCATGTTGCCATTTTAAACAATGTTGCCGAAGCACATTTGGAAGGCTTTGGTAGCTTATTTGGTATTGTAGAGGCCAAAGGTGAAATCTTTAATCACCTACAAGAGGGCGGTGTTGCCATTATTAATGCGGATGCCGAACAGGCTCACAAAGAGTATTGGCTGGGTAATTTAACAAAGCAATTCGAACGCAAAAGCGGTCGGGTTATGCAGTTTGGCTTAAACCAAGCATTCCATGGTGATGTTGATACAACCTATGCGACAGATATCAATTTAAACGATTCGGGTTGTGCAGAATTTGTTTTGCATGCGGCCCCAGCGTTGTTTTCCGAGCAGGTTGAGCCAAAGTCGATAAACATTTCACTTACCGTACCTGGTGAGCACAATGTAAAAAATGCATTGGCAGCGGCGACAGCGTGTTTGCAAATTGGTGCGAGCCTGGACGACGTGCAACGCGGTTTAGCAACCATGGCAAAAGTAAAAGGTCGAGTGAATCTTCAGCCGGTTGATGATCAATTATTGTTAATTGATGATTCATACAACGCCAATGTGCAGTCGGTAAAAGCAGCCATCGATTTGTTATCAACTTATGCAAGCAAACAAATTTTGGTACTTGGTGATATGGCTGAACTTGGTGAAGATGCACAAAAATACCATACCGAAATCGGCCAATACGCAAAACAAAAAGGTATTGAGTCTTTGTACTCTTTTGGCGTGTTGAGTCAAAGTGCCTCAGCTGAATTTAAAGAAAGTGGCTTTCATTTTTCATCCAAACAGGCGTTAGTAAGTCACTTATTAGAACAATTAGAACAGTACCGTCAGGCCGGTCAAAAGGCGACGGTATTAGTGAAAGGATCTCGAAGTGCCAAAATGGAGTTGGTCATAGAGCAAGTCTTTGCAGAACGCAAACGGCAAGAACAAGAATAA
- the murC gene encoding UDP-N-acetylmuramate--L-alanine ligase, producing MRRLQTLHFIGIGGAGMGGIAEVLLNEGYSVTGSDINENSVVQRLKGLGAIVSIGHEKRNVADASVVVVSSAIDETNVEIIAARELRIPIVRRAEMLAELMRFRFGIAIAGTHGKTTTTSLIASIFAEAELDPTFIIGGLLNSAGTNARLGKSRYLIAEADESDASFLHLQPLISVVTNIEADHMETYDGDFEKMKQTYIDFLHNLPFYGLATMCGDDPEVRNVAKELGRRVVSYGFEEHNDYVITNFKQTETRTTFTITHEGGSVDLSLNLPGRHNALNATAAVAVAHEEGIDDKYIVSALEKFEGIGRRFQQYGEFETGKGSVKLMDDYGHHPTEVAATIEAVRAAWPERRVVMCYQPHRYSRTRDLYDDFTEVLSKVDCLLLLEVYPAGEKPIAGADGRSLAQSIRQRNRVDPIFVAKPENIPAQLAHVIKDGDVVITQGAGNINSVIKTLIDCEMKVEKMLEVTEL from the coding sequence ATGCGACGTTTGCAAACGTTGCACTTCATCGGTATCGGTGGTGCTGGTATGGGTGGCATCGCTGAAGTGTTGCTAAATGAAGGTTATTCGGTGACAGGATCAGACATCAACGAAAACAGTGTAGTCCAACGCTTGAAAGGGCTAGGTGCTATCGTGTCAATTGGCCACGAAAAGCGCAATGTCGCCGATGCGAGTGTCGTCGTCGTATCAAGTGCGATAGATGAGACCAACGTAGAAATCATTGCAGCACGAGAGCTTCGAATTCCAATTGTCCGTCGCGCAGAAATGCTAGCCGAATTAATGCGATTTCGATTTGGTATTGCGATTGCTGGTACCCATGGAAAAACAACAACAACGAGTTTGATTGCGAGTATTTTTGCAGAAGCAGAGCTCGATCCAACCTTTATTATTGGTGGCTTGTTAAACAGTGCAGGCACCAATGCTCGGTTAGGTAAAAGTCGTTATTTGATTGCTGAGGCTGATGAGAGCGATGCGTCGTTTTTACACTTACAGCCACTTATTTCGGTTGTGACTAATATCGAAGCGGATCATATGGAAACCTATGACGGCGACTTCGAAAAAATGAAGCAAACTTATATCGATTTTCTCCATAATTTACCGTTTTATGGCCTTGCTACTATGTGTGGGGATGATCCTGAAGTTCGTAATGTGGCAAAAGAGTTAGGCCGCAGAGTCGTCAGTTATGGTTTTGAAGAGCATAACGACTATGTCATTACTAATTTCAAACAAACCGAAACGCGCACGACGTTCACGATTACTCACGAAGGTGGTAGCGTCGATTTATCCCTTAACTTACCAGGTCGACACAATGCGCTAAATGCAACAGCAGCCGTTGCAGTTGCGCACGAAGAAGGCATTGACGATAAGTACATTGTTTCTGCCCTTGAAAAATTTGAGGGAATTGGCCGTCGCTTCCAGCAATACGGGGAGTTTGAAACCGGTAAGGGCTCAGTAAAATTAATGGATGACTACGGTCATCACCCAACAGAAGTTGCAGCTACGATTGAAGCAGTTCGCGCCGCATGGCCGGAACGACGCGTGGTTATGTGTTATCAGCCACACCGTTACAGTCGTACACGCGATTTGTATGATGACTTCACGGAAGTCTTATCAAAAGTTGACTGTCTGTTGTTATTAGAAGTGTACCCAGCCGGTGAAAAACCGATTGCAGGTGCCGATGGTCGCAGTTTGGCTCAGTCAATTCGTCAACGCAATCGAGTAGACCCTATTTTTGTTGCCAAACCAGAAAACATCCCTGCTCAATTAGCACATGTGATCAAAGATGGAGACGTCGTGATTACCCAAGGTGCAGGTAATATTAATTCGGTGATCAAAACCCTAATCGACTGCGAAATGAAAGTTGAAAAAATGCTTGAGGTCACAGAATTATGA
- the murG gene encoding undecaprenyldiphospho-muramoylpentapeptide beta-N-acetylglucosaminyltransferase, with the protein MSQQSKAVIMAGGTGGHIFPGIALADELKQQGWQVDWIGTADRMEADLVPKHGLPIHFIEVSGVRGNGLIRKLKMPFMLLNAFLQARAILKQLAPDVVVGFGGYASGPGGLAAKSLGIPLILHEQNAVMGITNRYLSRFAKKVLLAFNNTRQCPESDRVEVVGNPVRAEIAQLNNVLKRPISDHSQTHILVIGGSLGAKVLNENVAKYVAPFMTLRGGLKVRHQAGKGNSELVQKNYSEHGFDTDSVTVTDFVDDMTEAYRWADLVICRAGALTVSEIAASGNAGIFVPLPHAVDDHQTANAMSLVEKGAAKIVAQSELEQKLPEVLHELLHAPNLIEEMQLKAKQNANLGTTARMLSLCQAFGSK; encoded by the coding sequence ATGAGCCAGCAGTCTAAAGCCGTGATAATGGCTGGCGGTACCGGTGGTCATATATTTCCGGGTATTGCTTTAGCGGATGAACTTAAACAACAGGGTTGGCAAGTTGACTGGATTGGCACCGCAGATCGAATGGAAGCTGACTTGGTACCTAAACACGGTTTACCGATCCACTTTATAGAAGTAAGCGGTGTGAGAGGCAATGGTTTAATTCGCAAGCTAAAAATGCCGTTTATGTTGCTCAATGCCTTTTTACAGGCAAGAGCGATATTAAAGCAGCTTGCACCTGATGTTGTTGTGGGCTTTGGTGGTTATGCTTCAGGCCCTGGTGGATTAGCGGCAAAAAGCCTGGGTATTCCACTTATTTTGCACGAGCAAAATGCCGTGATGGGGATAACAAATCGCTATCTGAGTCGATTTGCTAAAAAAGTGCTACTGGCATTTAACAATACCCGTCAGTGCCCAGAGTCTGATCGAGTTGAGGTTGTGGGAAATCCGGTAAGAGCCGAGATAGCGCAATTAAATAATGTGCTCAAACGCCCAATAAGTGACCACTCACAGACACATATTTTAGTTATTGGTGGTAGTCTAGGAGCTAAAGTACTAAACGAAAATGTCGCCAAGTATGTTGCGCCATTTATGACGTTACGCGGTGGCTTAAAAGTTCGCCATCAAGCGGGCAAAGGCAATAGTGAATTAGTACAAAAAAACTACTCGGAACACGGATTTGATACTGATTCGGTTACGGTGACGGATTTTGTCGATGATATGACAGAAGCTTATCGCTGGGCGGATCTCGTTATTTGCCGTGCCGGAGCACTGACGGTTTCTGAAATCGCAGCGTCGGGTAACGCCGGGATTTTTGTCCCTTTGCCACACGCTGTGGATGACCATCAGACTGCCAACGCTATGAGTTTAGTAGAAAAAGGGGCGGCCAAAATAGTGGCTCAGTCCGAATTAGAACAAAAATTGCCTGAGGTTCTGCACGAGTTATTGCATGCGCCTAATTTGATAGAAGAAATGCAGCTCAAGGCAAAACAAAACGCAAATTTAGGCACGACCGCTCGCATGTTAAGTCTGTGCCAAGCATTTGGAAGTAAGTAA
- a CDS encoding cell division protein FtsQ/DivIB codes for MTEKTEKKWQRSGFLVGFVFFLTVILLFVWGYNSLFDWAQSKNDAPVDKVIVHGRLDFLDRQGLTDKIEQQIDGSFFTIDVAKLQNNLLENPWIYAASIRKEWPSTIHVFVVEQDVFAVWNNDLLLNPFGDVFYADGIEVPTTLPRLYGPEGNEKDVLKGYVQMQHLLDLHKFQISELVLSERYAWQVWLEKGIHLNLGRADKMKRVQRFVDLYPLLSEYGDKQVARVDLRYDIGLAVSWLENNNKQS; via the coding sequence ATGACTGAAAAAACCGAAAAAAAGTGGCAACGTTCTGGCTTTTTAGTTGGATTTGTTTTCTTTTTAACGGTTATTTTATTGTTTGTATGGGGTTATAATAGCCTGTTCGATTGGGCTCAAAGTAAAAATGACGCGCCAGTTGATAAGGTGATTGTACATGGTCGGTTAGACTTTTTGGACCGACAAGGCCTGACAGACAAGATAGAGCAACAAATTGATGGCAGTTTTTTTACCATTGACGTTGCCAAGTTACAGAACAATTTATTAGAAAACCCGTGGATTTATGCGGCGTCAATTCGCAAGGAGTGGCCGAGTACGATTCATGTGTTTGTGGTCGAGCAAGACGTGTTTGCTGTTTGGAACAATGACTTGTTGCTCAACCCGTTTGGTGATGTGTTTTATGCGGATGGCATTGAAGTGCCAACGACATTACCCAGATTATACGGCCCTGAAGGCAACGAAAAAGACGTTCTTAAAGGGTATGTGCAAATGCAGCATTTACTGGATTTACACAAGTTTCAAATTAGTGAGCTAGTGCTGTCCGAGCGATATGCTTGGCAGGTCTGGTTAGAAAAAGGCATTCACCTTAATTTGGGGCGTGCTGATAAGATGAAGCGAGTACAACGTTTTGTTGATTTGTACCCACTTTTATCTGAATATGGCGATAAACAAGTCGCCAGAGTGGATTTGCGTTATGACATTGGTTTAGCGGTGTCATGGCTTGAAAATAATAATAAACAAAGTTAA
- the ftsA gene encoding cell division protein FtsA: protein MSPSAKANDRNLIVGLDVGTSKVTAVVGEITPDQQISIVGVGHHASSGMDKGGVNDLNLVIGSVQKAINEAELMADCRISSVYLAISGKHISCQNESGMVPIHDAEVTADDVENVIHAAKAVPMAAERKMLHVMPQEFSVDMQEGIKSPIGMSGVRMEAKVHIVTCSNDMAKNIVKCVERCELKEDQLIFSALASSYSVLTEDEKELGVCVVDMGGGTLDIAIYANGAIRHSAVLPVAGNQVTNDIAKIFRTPIGHAEEIKVKYGVAYRNLASAEDNIEVPSVGGRPARIMSRHTLAEVIEPRYQEIFELILDEIRKSGLEDQIAAGIVLTGGTAKMTGAVDYAEQVFQMPVRIGTPLGVKGLTEYVQDPSYATAVGLLLYGMEQQQTVDEEKTQTWYQIIASWFKGNF from the coding sequence ATGAGTCCTAGTGCGAAAGCCAATGATAGAAATTTGATAGTCGGCCTTGATGTTGGAACATCTAAAGTTACGGCTGTCGTGGGTGAAATTACCCCAGATCAACAAATCAGTATTGTTGGCGTAGGTCACCATGCCAGCAGTGGTATGGATAAAGGTGGTGTAAACGACCTTAACCTTGTTATTGGTTCGGTTCAAAAAGCAATAAACGAAGCCGAATTAATGGCGGACTGTCGTATCTCTTCTGTTTATCTCGCCATTAGTGGTAAGCACATCTCTTGTCAAAATGAGAGTGGCATGGTGCCAATTCATGATGCGGAAGTTACAGCAGATGACGTTGAAAACGTTATTCACGCAGCAAAAGCAGTCCCAATGGCTGCTGAGCGTAAAATGCTGCACGTTATGCCACAAGAGTTTTCTGTTGATATGCAAGAGGGCATCAAAAGCCCGATCGGTATGTCTGGTGTGCGAATGGAAGCAAAGGTTCACATTGTTACCTGTTCAAACGATATGGCTAAAAACATCGTTAAATGTGTAGAACGCTGCGAACTTAAAGAAGATCAATTGATTTTTAGTGCCTTAGCCTCAAGTTACTCGGTACTAACCGAAGACGAAAAAGAATTAGGTGTCTGTGTCGTAGACATGGGCGGTGGCACATTAGATATCGCTATTTACGCTAATGGCGCAATTCGCCATTCAGCTGTGTTACCAGTAGCAGGTAACCAAGTAACTAACGATATCGCCAAAATTTTCAGAACGCCGATAGGCCATGCTGAAGAAATCAAAGTTAAATACGGTGTTGCCTATCGCAACTTAGCGAGTGCAGAAGACAACATCGAAGTACCAAGTGTCGGTGGCCGCCCAGCGCGCATCATGTCACGACACACCTTGGCCGAGGTAATAGAGCCTCGTTACCAAGAGATATTCGAACTTATTTTGGACGAGATTCGAAAGTCAGGACTGGAAGATCAAATTGCGGCCGGTATTGTACTTACTGGTGGTACCGCTAAAATGACTGGTGCAGTAGATTACGCCGAGCAAGTCTTTCAAATGCCTGTTCGAATCGGAACGCCGTTAGGCGTGAAAGGACTGACAGAGTACGTGCAAGATCCAAGTTATGCGACCGCAGTAGGTTTGCTGTTATATGGAATGGAACAGCAACAAACAGTTGACGAAGAAAAAACGCAAACTTGGTATCAGATTATTGCAAGTTGGTTCAAAGGCAATTTTTAA
- a CDS encoding D-alanine--D-alanine ligase — translation MSQVIRPLDLTTFDAAVFGKVAVMFGGNSAEREVSLASGKAVLDALQTVGVDAYPFDPKYDDLDQLLEQSFDRVFIVLHGRGGEDGSLQGALTLMGIPFTGSGPQGSAFAMDKVRSKFLFKGAELPTAPFAIARKGQDLDLAKTLSELNNRVMVKPANEGSSIGMSQARTVEELEKALEIAFQHDSEALIEQWVTGKEVTVSILNGVAMPLIEMRTPNEFYDYEAKYKSSTTEYLCPAPLSDELTESIQKIAVQAFDLVGASGWGRVDFLIDEQDQPYLLEINTVPGMTQSSLVPKSAAQAGMSFQQLVVTILKGSLSQSERAN, via the coding sequence ATGAGCCAAGTGATTCGCCCTCTTGATTTGACTACTTTTGATGCGGCCGTATTTGGTAAGGTTGCTGTTATGTTTGGTGGAAACTCTGCCGAGCGTGAAGTGTCTCTGGCATCAGGAAAAGCGGTCTTAGATGCGTTACAAACAGTAGGTGTTGATGCCTACCCGTTTGATCCTAAATACGATGATCTTGATCAGTTATTAGAACAAAGCTTTGACCGCGTGTTTATCGTCTTACACGGTCGCGGTGGTGAAGATGGTAGCCTACAAGGTGCATTGACCTTGATGGGCATTCCTTTTACCGGTTCTGGGCCACAAGGCTCTGCGTTTGCGATGGACAAAGTACGCAGCAAGTTTTTATTTAAAGGCGCAGAATTACCAACGGCACCATTTGCAATTGCGCGCAAAGGTCAGGATTTAGATTTGGCGAAAACACTCAGTGAGTTGAACAACAGAGTGATGGTTAAGCCAGCCAATGAAGGTTCGAGTATTGGTATGTCTCAAGCTCGAACTGTTGAAGAGCTAGAGAAAGCGTTAGAAATTGCCTTTCAACACGACTCAGAAGCTTTGATAGAGCAGTGGGTAACAGGTAAAGAAGTGACGGTTAGTATTCTTAATGGCGTTGCTATGCCTCTTATTGAAATGCGAACACCTAACGAGTTTTATGATTACGAAGCCAAGTACAAAAGTTCAACAACAGAGTATTTGTGTCCAGCGCCCTTGTCAGACGAACTGACTGAGTCAATTCAAAAAATTGCAGTTCAAGCTTTTGATCTGGTTGGCGCAAGTGGCTGGGGACGCGTTGACTTTTTGATTGACGAGCAGGACCAACCGTATTTGTTAGAGATAAATACCGTGCCTGGTATGACTCAGAGCTCTTTGGTTCCTAAGTCTGCCGCTCAAGCAGGAATGAGTTTTCAGCAGTTAGTTGTGACCATTTTAAAAGGGTCATTAAGCCAAAGCGAACGCGCTAATTAA
- the ftsW gene encoding cell division protein FtsW: MSRIGFGLVNLAKKKDVPVEPKAPVLYDRALLALTLVLMLFGWVMVTSASMPVSEKLYGNEYYISIKHAVFIVISICALFTVVLFRMDWWQKYNVYLLFAAVILLILVLLVGTTVNGSRRWLPLGVFNLQAAEVAKLFFFAFLAGYLVRQHEQLLENVKGFMKPLGVFTVLAILLLQQPDLGTVIVMFVTTVALLFLAGAKIWQFVALIASGLLAVVSLIWLEPYRMRRVTAFLDPWADPFGSGYQLTQSLMAYGRGDWLGLGLGNSIQKLDYLPEAHTDFIAAVVAEELGFLGLAALVIVMGVLVYRILLVGSKAMEKGLHYSGYFAYAIGIWVAFQVFVNIGASTGLLPTKGLTLPFISYGGSSIIVFSVALAVVLRIDYELRQIAPSPTDPSHKQNNDMEAEYEPAV; the protein is encoded by the coding sequence ATGAGCCGCATTGGATTTGGTCTAGTTAATTTAGCTAAGAAAAAAGACGTACCTGTCGAGCCTAAAGCACCAGTTTTATACGACCGAGCTTTGTTAGCACTCACACTAGTGCTTATGTTATTTGGCTGGGTAATGGTGACATCGGCGTCTATGCCAGTGTCTGAAAAACTCTACGGCAACGAATATTACATTTCTATCAAACACGCCGTATTTATTGTCATTTCGATTTGTGCGCTATTCACGGTTGTATTATTCCGTATGGACTGGTGGCAAAAGTACAATGTTTACTTGTTATTTGCCGCGGTCATCCTACTTATTTTGGTGCTTTTAGTTGGCACAACGGTTAATGGTAGTCGGCGTTGGTTACCGTTAGGTGTGTTTAATTTGCAAGCCGCAGAAGTGGCCAAACTGTTTTTCTTTGCGTTTTTGGCTGGGTATTTAGTTCGTCAACACGAACAGTTACTCGAAAACGTAAAGGGCTTTATGAAACCTTTAGGCGTGTTTACTGTCCTAGCCATATTGTTATTACAACAACCTGATTTAGGTACCGTCATTGTGATGTTTGTGACGACGGTCGCTTTGTTGTTTTTGGCTGGTGCAAAAATTTGGCAGTTCGTTGCGTTAATCGCCAGTGGTTTGTTAGCCGTGGTGAGTTTGATTTGGTTGGAGCCGTATCGAATGAGACGAGTGACGGCCTTTTTGGATCCTTGGGCAGACCCCTTTGGCAGTGGTTACCAGCTCACACAATCTTTGATGGCCTACGGCAGAGGTGATTGGCTAGGTCTGGGTTTAGGAAACAGTATTCAAAAGCTAGATTATTTACCAGAAGCTCATACTGACTTTATTGCTGCGGTTGTCGCAGAAGAGTTAGGCTTTTTGGGTTTAGCTGCGCTTGTGATCGTGATGGGCGTTTTGGTTTATCGCATTTTATTAGTAGGCTCTAAGGCGATGGAAAAAGGCCTTCATTACAGTGGTTATTTTGCCTACGCAATCGGAATTTGGGTGGCATTCCAAGTATTTGTAAATATTGGCGCAAGTACAGGCTTGTTGCCAACTAAGGGCCTGACCCTTCCGTTTATATCCTACGGGGGCAGTAGTATTATTGTGTTTTCCGTTGCACTTGCCGTGGTACTTCGCATTGACTATGAGCTTCGTCAAATAGCGCCATCGCCGACTGATCCAAGCCACAAACAAAATAATGACATGGAGGCTGAGTATGAGCCAGCAGTCTAA